The following proteins are encoded in a genomic region of Lemur catta isolate mLemCat1 chromosome 10, mLemCat1.pri, whole genome shotgun sequence:
- the LOC123645871 gene encoding putative serine protease 47 has protein sequence MGKIYGGQDAEAGQWPWQASLLYKGSHLCGAALIDSHWLVSAAHCFFKKSRALENYQVLLGYTQLYQQTQHTQKMSVNQIITHPDFEKLHPFGSDIAMLQLDLPVDFTFYIAPVCLPSADMRLPSNASCWITGWGMLTEDMRLLPPFNLQEGKVILIENMFCNFLYGQITSTGNTYYVHEDMVCAGDFSTGKSICQGDSGGPLVCYVPSAWVLVGLGSWGLDCRHPVYPGIFTRVTYFADWINEIKRLTPLPAPASAPPLTGSQPQRLRAAGSPGPCTALVPPQTWLLLPFTLRARG, from the exons ATGGGGAAGATCTATGGTGGCCAGGACGCCGAGGCTGGCCAGTGGCCGTGGCAGGCCAGCCTGCTGTACAAGGGCTCGCACCTCTGCGGAGCTGCCCTCATCGACTCCCACTGGCTGGTTTCGGCTGCCCACTGCTTTTTCAA AAAATCCCGGGCCCTGGAGAACTATCAGGTTCTGTTGGGATACACTCAACTGTATCAGCAAACCCAGCACACCCAGAAGATGTCTGTGAACCAGATTATCACCCACCCAGACTTTGAGAAGTTGCACCCCTTTGGGAGTGACATTGCCATGTTACAGCTGGACCTGCCTGTGGACTTCACTTTCTACATTGCCCCAGTCTGCCTCCCATCCGCAGACATGCGGCTGCCCAGTAACGCATCCTGTTGGATAACTGGCTGGGGAATGCTCACCGAGGACA TGCGCCTATTACCGCCCTTCAATCTCCAGGAGGGGAAAGTGATCCTCATTGAgaacatgttctgcaatttcttGTATGGTCAAATTACTAGCACAGGCAATACTTActatgtgcatgaggatatggtGTGTGCGGGAGACTTCTCGACAGGAAAGTCCATCTGCCAG ggCGATTCCGGGGGGCCTCTGGTCTGCTACGTCCCCAGTGCCTGGGTCCTGGTGGGGCTGGGCAGCTGGGGCCTGGACTGCCGGCATCCCGTCTACCCCGGCATCTTCACCAGGGTCACCTACTTCGCTGACTGGATCAACGAAATCAAGAGACTCactcctcttcctgcccctgcGTCTGCTCCTCCTCTCACTGGCTCTCAGCCCCAGCGCCTGCGGGCTGCCGGCTCTCCCGGGCCCTGCACAGCCCTTGTGCCTCCACAGACCTGGCTCCTGCTGCCCTTTACCCTCAGGGCCCGGGGGTGA